Part of the Deltaproteobacteria bacterium genome, AAGTTTTATTTCTGGTTGGTTAAGCCGGTAGCAAAAGGTTACAAGTTTGTTGTTCCCGAAGGAGGGCGCCTGGCTGTTAATCGCTTTTTTAAAAACCTTCTCTTTCCTGTCAGATTTATAAATAACTCGCTCCAGTTAAAGGCCAGGGCTGCCGGTGTGGAATTAAGCCGCTTTTGTATTAATTCAACGGTGGGAATACTGGGTCTCTGGGACCCGGCAAAAGACTGGCTGGAACTGGAAGCCTATCCTGAGGATTTCGGACAGACTCTCGGCCATTATGGTGTTGGCAGTGGTTTTCATGTTGTATTGCCCATTCTCGGCCCTTCGAATCTTAGAGATTCAATTAGCCTCATTCCGGACTATTTTCTTGAACCTGTTAGCCTTATTGAACCAGACCTTGACGAACTTGCTGTGAAGTCTTATGATAAGCTCAATTATACTTCACTGCATATTGGTGAATATGAGAGCCTTAAG contains:
- a CDS encoding VacJ family lipoprotein, producing the protein MRIFQKSWLHILFAILFILLSSQNISAFVRENGTLIVEVALNSFPSEAVHIQDNVGDEDFFDNFEDEFGDPSENEPFDPLSGYNRVMTTFNDKFYFWLVKPVAKGYKFVVPEGGRLAVNRFFKNLLFPVRFINNSLQLKARAAGVELSRFCINSTVGILGLWDPAKDWLELEAYPEDFGQTLGHYGVGSGFHVVLPILGPSNLRDSISLIPDYFLEPVSLIEPDLDELAVKSYDKLNYTSLHIGEYESLKKDAVDLYPFLRDAYEQNRKKKVKE